Proteins co-encoded in one Malus sylvestris chromosome 7, drMalSylv7.2, whole genome shotgun sequence genomic window:
- the LOC126628581 gene encoding cytochrome P450 86A8-like, which produces MEIGTALLVLTAITAYLLWFTFISRSLKGPRVWPLLGSLPGLIENSDRLHDWICDNLRACGGTYQTCICAIPFLAKKQGLVTVTCDPNNLEHILKTRFDNYPKGPTWQSVFHELLGEGIFNSDGDTWLFQRKTAALEFTTRTLRQAMARWVSRAIKLRFCPILKSAELQAEPVDLQDLLLRLTFDNICGLAFGKDPQTCAPGLPDNGFATAFDRATEASLQRFILPEVLWKVKKWLGLGMEVTLSRSLVHIEEYLSDVIASRKLELLSQQKDGNPHDDLLSRFMKKKENYSDTFLQHVALNFILAGRDTSSAALSWFFWLITLNPVIEEKILREICTVLIETRGNDVTSWLDEPLEFEEIDRLIYLKAALSESLRLYPSVPEDSKHVVYDDVLPDGTFVPAGSSVTYSIYATGRMKSTWGDDCLEFRPERWLSPDGKFIMHDSNKFVAFNAGPRICLGKDLAYLQMKSVTASVLLSHRLTVVPGHKVEQKMSLTLFMKYGLMVNVHKRELGAIVSSIEKEMAMEG; this is translated from the coding sequence ATGGAGATTGGGACGGCGTTGCTGGTTTTGACGGCGATCACGGCTTACCTCCTTTGGTTCACCTTCATCTCACGGTCGCTAAAGGGTCCACGTGTCTGGCCGTTACTGGGTAGTCTCCCGGGTCTCATCGAAAACTCGGACCGGTTGCACGACTGGATCTGTGACAACCTACGCGCCTGCGGCGGCACGTACCAAACCTGCATCTGTGCCATCCCCTTCCTCGCGAAAAAGCAAGGCCTCGTGACCGTCACATGCGACCCGAATAATCTGGAGCACATACTCAAGACCCGGTTCGACAACTATCCCAAGGGCCCCACCTGGCAATCCGTGTTTCACGAGCTGTTGGGCGAGGGCATCTTCAACTCGGATGGCGACACGTGGCTGTTTCAGAGGAAGACGGCCGCACTGGAATTCACGACCCGGACGCTGCGCCAGGCCATGGCTCGGTGGGTCAGCCGAGCCATCAAGCTAAGGTTCTGCCCAATTCTCAAGTCGGCTGAGCTTCAAGCGGAGCCGGTTGATCTCCAAGACTTGTTACTTCGGCTTACTTTCGATAACATATGCGGCTTGGCTTTTGGAAAGGACCCGCAGACGTGCGCCCCAGGTCTTCCCGACAACGGCTTTGCCACAGCCTTCGACCGAGCCACCGAAGCCTCGCTGCAGCGGTTTATTCTGCCCGAGGTGTTGTGGAAGGTGAAAAAGTGgcttgggcttggaatggaagTCACCTTGAGCCGAAGCCTTGTGCATATTGAGGAGTATTTATCCGATGTGATTGCATCCCGTAAGCTCGAGTTGCTGAGTCAGCAAAAAGATGGGAACCCACACGATGATTTGTTGTCACGGTtcatgaagaaaaaagagaactACTCGGACACTTTTCTCCAACACGTGGCGCTCAATTTCATCCTAGCTGGACGCGACACGTCATCGGCCGCGTTGAGCTGGTTCTTTTGGTTGATCACTCTTAACCCAGTAATTGAAGAGAAAATCCTCCGTGAAATTTGCACTGTTCTAATCGAGACACGTGGTAATGATGTGACgagttggttggatgagccgtTAGAATTTGAGGAAATTGACCGATTGATATACCTTAAGGCAGCGTTGTCCGAGAGCCTAAGGTTGTACCCTTCCGTACCGGAGGACTCAAAGCATGTGGTATACGACGACGTTTTGCCCGATGGCACATTCGTGCCCGCCGGATCGTCGGTGACGTATTCCATATATGCGACGGGGAGGATGAAATCGACGTGGGGAGACGATTGCCTGGAGTTTCGTCCGGAGAGGTGGCTATCTCCCGATGGTAAGTTCATAATGCATGACTCAAATAAATTTGTAGCATTCAACGCCGGTCCAAGAATATGTCTAGGGAAGGACTTGGCTTACTTGCAAATGAAGTCGGTAACCGCGTCAGTTTTGCTCAGCCACCGTCTCACGGTGGTGCCGGGCCACAAGGTGGAGCAAAAGATGTCGTTGACGTTGTTCATGAAGTATGGACTCATGGTGAATGTGCACAAAAGGGAGCTGGGGGCAATTGTGTCAAGCATTGAAAAGGAGATGGCAATGGAGGGATAA
- the LOC126628579 gene encoding ascorbate transporter, chloroplastic-like isoform X2, translated as MAIGGLISNRKFGSFVGSGKVCQTNHAIVHHKGKRLYYQGKTIYPTLRTPRASGTISGYSYSPYPRAISSSDTNIRRATYRVRDEGENPHLISLQSSIRSQSIITKQILIGSRKRTCAYYKSEDNDITESEVDSLTSIEGSSGAVLAAGSVRQLSSWWEIPKRWVIVLLCFTAFLLCNMDRVNMSIAILPMSQEFNWNSATVGLIQSSFFWGYLLTQILGGILADKIGGKRVLGFGVIWWSVATILTPIAAKISLPFLLIMRAFMGIGEGVAMPAMNNILSKWIPVSERSRALSLVYTGMYLGSVTGLAVSPILIQKFKWPSVFYSFGSLGSIWLALWLNKAYSTPKEDPELSTEEKELIMGGNISKEPVKVIPWKLILSKPPVWALIVCHFCHNWGTFILLTWMPTYYNQVLKFNLTESGLLCVLPWLTMAIFANIGGWIADTLVSKGFSVTTVRKIMQSIGFLGPAFFLTLLSRVKTPAMAVLCMACSQGSDAFSQSGLYSNHQDIGPRYAGVLLGLSNTAGVLAGVFGTAATGYILQRGSWDDVFKVSVVLYIMGTLIWNLFSTGEKIID; from the exons ATGGCGATCGGCGGTTTGATATCGAACCGGAAATTCGGTTCTTTTGTCGGTTCAG GGAAGGTATGTCAAACGAACCACGCCATTGTGCATCACAAGGGAAAGCGTCTGTATTATCAGGGGAAAACAATTTACCCAACTTTACGTACTCCGAGGGCTAGTGGTACTATATCTGGATACTCGTACAGCCCTTATCCGCGTGCAATTAGCTCTTCAGATACAAACATTCGGAGGGCAACATATAGGGTGCGTGATGAAGGTGAAAACCCTCATCTAATTTCTCTGCAATCTAGTATAAGGTCTCAGAGCATCATTACTAAACAAATACTTATAGGAAGTCGTAAAAG GACCTGTGCTTATTACAAGTCAGAGGATAATGACATAACAGAATCAGAGGTGGACTCACTCACATCAATAGAGGGGTCAAGTGGAGCTGTTTTGGCAGCTGGAAGTGTGCGTCAATTATCTTCTTGGTGGGAGATTCCTAAGCGCTGGGTGATTGTACTCCTTTGTTTTACAGCATTCCTATTGTGCAACATGGATCGT GTAAACATGAGCATTGCAATACTTCCCATGTCACAGGAATTCAACTGGAATAGTGCCACAGTCGGCTTGATTCAGTCCTCTTTTTTCTGGGGTTACCTACTTACTCAG ATTCTTGGAGGCATTTTGGCAGATAAAATTGGTGGAAAGCGTGTATTGGGTTTTGGAGTGATCTGGTGGTCAGTAGCGACAATTTTGACACCTATTGCAGCAAAAATCAGCCTTCCATTTTTGCTTATCATGCGTGCTTTCATGGGGATTGGTGAG GGTGTCGCTATGCCTGCTATGAATAACATACTCTCTAAATGGATTCCAGTGTCTGAGAGAAGCAGAGCACTTTCACTGGTATATACTGGCATGTACCTTGGTTCTGTCACTGGGTTGGCTGTCTCTCCGATTCTAATCCAGAAGTTTAAATGGCCATCTGTGTTTTACTCGTTTGGCTCTCTTGGTAGTATCTGGTTGGCATTATGGCTGAATAAA GCATATAGCACACCAAAAGAAGATCCGGAGCTTAGCACAGAGGAAAAAGAGCTTATCATGGGTGGAAACATATCTAAGGAACCTGTTAAGGTCATTCCTTGGAAGCTAATATTATCAAAACCACCTGTTTGGGCTCTTATAGTCTGCCACTTTTGCCACAATTGGGGAACATTTATTCTATTGACATGGATGCCAACATACTACAATCAG GTTTTGAAATTCAACCTCACTGAATCCGGGCTCCTCTGTGTCTTGCCATGGTTGACAATGGCTATTTTTGCAAATATAGGAGGCTGGATTGCAGATACACTTGTCAGCAAAGGTTTTTCTGTAACGACGGTTCGTAAG ATCATGCAATCAATTGGGTTTCTGGGACCAGCCTTTTTCCTTACGCTGCTGAGCCGTGTCAAGACACCCGCAATGGCAGTACTATGCATGGCATGCAGTCAG GGATCTGATGCATTTTCACAATCGGGTCTCTACTCCAACCACCAAGACATTGGACCTCGCTATGCT GGAGTATTGCTGGGACTCTCAAACACAGCAGGAGTTCTTGCTGGTGTCTTCGGTACAGCTGCAACCGGCTACATACTCCAACGAG GTTCTTGGGATGATGTATTCAAGGTCTCTGTTGTATTGTACATCATGGGCACATTAATCTGGAACTTATTTTCAACGGGGGAGAAAATTATTGACTAG
- the LOC126628579 gene encoding ascorbate transporter, chloroplastic-like isoform X1 has protein sequence MAIGGLISNRKFGSFVGSGKVCQTNHAIVHHKGKRLYYQGKTIYPTLRTPRASGTISGYSYSPYPRAISSSDTNIRRATYRVRDEGENPHLISLQSSIRSQSIITKQILIGSRKRYLSSNHFFRSYLQSRKLAKLDYGKYHKYKHAKVNRTCAYYKSEDNDITESEVDSLTSIEGSSGAVLAAGSVRQLSSWWEIPKRWVIVLLCFTAFLLCNMDRVNMSIAILPMSQEFNWNSATVGLIQSSFFWGYLLTQILGGILADKIGGKRVLGFGVIWWSVATILTPIAAKISLPFLLIMRAFMGIGEGVAMPAMNNILSKWIPVSERSRALSLVYTGMYLGSVTGLAVSPILIQKFKWPSVFYSFGSLGSIWLALWLNKAYSTPKEDPELSTEEKELIMGGNISKEPVKVIPWKLILSKPPVWALIVCHFCHNWGTFILLTWMPTYYNQVLKFNLTESGLLCVLPWLTMAIFANIGGWIADTLVSKGFSVTTVRKIMQSIGFLGPAFFLTLLSRVKTPAMAVLCMACSQGSDAFSQSGLYSNHQDIGPRYAGVLLGLSNTAGVLAGVFGTAATGYILQRGSWDDVFKVSVVLYIMGTLIWNLFSTGEKIID, from the exons ATGGCGATCGGCGGTTTGATATCGAACCGGAAATTCGGTTCTTTTGTCGGTTCAG GGAAGGTATGTCAAACGAACCACGCCATTGTGCATCACAAGGGAAAGCGTCTGTATTATCAGGGGAAAACAATTTACCCAACTTTACGTACTCCGAGGGCTAGTGGTACTATATCTGGATACTCGTACAGCCCTTATCCGCGTGCAATTAGCTCTTCAGATACAAACATTCGGAGGGCAACATATAGGGTGCGTGATGAAGGTGAAAACCCTCATCTAATTTCTCTGCAATCTAGTATAAGGTCTCAGAGCATCATTACTAAACAAATACTTATAGGAAGTCGTAAAAGGTATCTTTCTTCGAATCACTTTTTTAGAAGTTATTTACAATCAAGAAAGCTGGCTAAGCTTGATTACGGGAAATATCATAAGTATAAACATGCTAAGGTTAACAGGACCTGTGCTTATTACAAGTCAGAGGATAATGACATAACAGAATCAGAGGTGGACTCACTCACATCAATAGAGGGGTCAAGTGGAGCTGTTTTGGCAGCTGGAAGTGTGCGTCAATTATCTTCTTGGTGGGAGATTCCTAAGCGCTGGGTGATTGTACTCCTTTGTTTTACAGCATTCCTATTGTGCAACATGGATCGT GTAAACATGAGCATTGCAATACTTCCCATGTCACAGGAATTCAACTGGAATAGTGCCACAGTCGGCTTGATTCAGTCCTCTTTTTTCTGGGGTTACCTACTTACTCAG ATTCTTGGAGGCATTTTGGCAGATAAAATTGGTGGAAAGCGTGTATTGGGTTTTGGAGTGATCTGGTGGTCAGTAGCGACAATTTTGACACCTATTGCAGCAAAAATCAGCCTTCCATTTTTGCTTATCATGCGTGCTTTCATGGGGATTGGTGAG GGTGTCGCTATGCCTGCTATGAATAACATACTCTCTAAATGGATTCCAGTGTCTGAGAGAAGCAGAGCACTTTCACTGGTATATACTGGCATGTACCTTGGTTCTGTCACTGGGTTGGCTGTCTCTCCGATTCTAATCCAGAAGTTTAAATGGCCATCTGTGTTTTACTCGTTTGGCTCTCTTGGTAGTATCTGGTTGGCATTATGGCTGAATAAA GCATATAGCACACCAAAAGAAGATCCGGAGCTTAGCACAGAGGAAAAAGAGCTTATCATGGGTGGAAACATATCTAAGGAACCTGTTAAGGTCATTCCTTGGAAGCTAATATTATCAAAACCACCTGTTTGGGCTCTTATAGTCTGCCACTTTTGCCACAATTGGGGAACATTTATTCTATTGACATGGATGCCAACATACTACAATCAG GTTTTGAAATTCAACCTCACTGAATCCGGGCTCCTCTGTGTCTTGCCATGGTTGACAATGGCTATTTTTGCAAATATAGGAGGCTGGATTGCAGATACACTTGTCAGCAAAGGTTTTTCTGTAACGACGGTTCGTAAG ATCATGCAATCAATTGGGTTTCTGGGACCAGCCTTTTTCCTTACGCTGCTGAGCCGTGTCAAGACACCCGCAATGGCAGTACTATGCATGGCATGCAGTCAG GGATCTGATGCATTTTCACAATCGGGTCTCTACTCCAACCACCAAGACATTGGACCTCGCTATGCT GGAGTATTGCTGGGACTCTCAAACACAGCAGGAGTTCTTGCTGGTGTCTTCGGTACAGCTGCAACCGGCTACATACTCCAACGAG GTTCTTGGGATGATGTATTCAAGGTCTCTGTTGTATTGTACATCATGGGCACATTAATCTGGAACTTATTTTCAACGGGGGAGAAAATTATTGACTAG